Proteins encoded by one window of Mustela erminea isolate mMusErm1 chromosome 5, mMusErm1.Pri, whole genome shotgun sequence:
- the CHRNA5 gene encoding neuronal acetylcholine receptor subunit alpha-5 isoform X2 encodes MTTNVWLKQEWTDMKLRWHPEEYGGIKVIRVPSDSLWTPDIVLFDNADGRFEGASTKAVVRHDGTVTWTPPANYKSSCTIDVTFFPFDLQNCSMKFGSWTYDGSQVDIILEDQDVDKRDFFDNGEWEIVSATGSKGNRTDSSCWYPHITYSFVIKRLPLFYTLFLIIPCIGLSFLTVLVFYLPSHEGEKICLCTSVLVSLTVFLLVIEEIIPSSSKVIPLIGEYLVFTMIFVTLSIMVTVFAINIHHRSSSTHDAMAPWVRRVFLHKLPKLLCMRSHVDRYFAPKEGTEGAGRPESSQNPLEAALDSIRYITRHVTKENDVREVVEDWKFIAQVLDRMFLWTFLLVSVVGSLGLFVPVIHKWANITVPVHIGQASK; translated from the exons ATGACAACAAATGTCTGGTTGAAACAG GAGTGGACGGACATGAAATTAAGATGGCATCCTGAGGAGTACGGAGGAATAAAAGTTATACGCGTCCCTTCAGACTCTCTCTGGACTCCAGACATTGTTTTGTTTGATAA CGCAGACGGGCGTTTCGAGGGGGCCAGCACAAAAGCTGTCGTCAGGCATGACGGCACGGTGACCTGGACACCACCCGCAAACTACAAGAGTTCCTGTACCATCGATGTCACGTTTTTCCCATTTGATCTCCAAAACTGTTCCATGAAGTTTGGTTCTTGGACTTATGACGGATCACAGGTTGATATCATTTTGGAGGACCAAGACGTAGACAAGAGAGACTTCTTCGACAACGGAGAATGGGAGATTGTCAGCGCCACGGGGAGCAAAGGGAACAGGACGGACAGCTCCTGCTGGTACCCACACATCACGTACTCCTTCGTAATCAAGCGCCTGCCTCTCTTCTACACCTTGTTCCTTATCATCCCCTGTATCGGCCTCTCCTTCCTAACCGTGCTCGTCTTCTATCTCCCTTCCCACGAAGGGGAGAAGATCTGTCTCTGCACATCTGTACTGGTCTCTTTGACGGTCTTCCTGCTGGTCATCGAGGAGATCATCCCCTCGTCTTCCAAAGTGATCCCTCTGATTGGAGAGTACCTGGTGTTCACCATGATTTTTGTGACGCTGTCCATCATGGTCACCGTCTTCGCCATCAACATCCACCACCGTTCCTCCTCAACACACGACGCCATGGCGCCCTGGGTCCGCAGGGTCTTTCTGCATAAGCTTCCCAAACTGCTCTGCATGAGAAGCCATGTGGACCGGTACTTTGCTCCGAAAGAGGGGACCGAGGGCGCTGGGAGACCAGAGTCTTCTCAAAACCCACTGGAGGCCGCGCTGGATTCCATCCGCTACATCACCAGACACGTCACGAAGGAGAACGACGTCCGGGAG GTTGTTGAAGACTGGAAATTCATAGCCCAGGTGCTGGACCGGATGTTTCTGTGGACTTTTCTTCTGGTTTCAGTTGTTGGATCTCTTGGGCTTTTTGTTCCTGTTATTCACAAGTGGGCAAACATAACAGTCCCGGTTCACATCGGACAGGCAAGCAAGTGA
- the CHRNA5 gene encoding neuronal acetylcholine receptor subunit alpha-5 isoform X1 produces the protein MSAWGSRPAVLGLGSRPLRLLLLLQLVAGRWGPAGAAGGAPGGLPEPSFVAKHEDNLFKDLFQDYERWVRPVEHLNDKIKIKFGLAISQLVDVDEKNQLMTTNVWLKQEWTDMKLRWHPEEYGGIKVIRVPSDSLWTPDIVLFDNADGRFEGASTKAVVRHDGTVTWTPPANYKSSCTIDVTFFPFDLQNCSMKFGSWTYDGSQVDIILEDQDVDKRDFFDNGEWEIVSATGSKGNRTDSSCWYPHITYSFVIKRLPLFYTLFLIIPCIGLSFLTVLVFYLPSHEGEKICLCTSVLVSLTVFLLVIEEIIPSSSKVIPLIGEYLVFTMIFVTLSIMVTVFAINIHHRSSSTHDAMAPWVRRVFLHKLPKLLCMRSHVDRYFAPKEGTEGAGRPESSQNPLEAALDSIRYITRHVTKENDVREVVEDWKFIAQVLDRMFLWTFLLVSVVGSLGLFVPVIHKWANITVPVHIGQASK, from the exons GATTACCTGAACCATCCTTTGTTGCGAAACATGAAGACAATTTGTTTAAGGATTTGTTTCAAGACTACGAAAGATGGGTCCGTCCCGTGGAGCACctgaatgacaaaataaaaataaagtttggcCTTGCGATATCTCAGTTAGTGGATGTG gaTGAGAAAAACCAGTTAATGACAACAAATGTCTGGTTGAAACAG GAGTGGACGGACATGAAATTAAGATGGCATCCTGAGGAGTACGGAGGAATAAAAGTTATACGCGTCCCTTCAGACTCTCTCTGGACTCCAGACATTGTTTTGTTTGATAA CGCAGACGGGCGTTTCGAGGGGGCCAGCACAAAAGCTGTCGTCAGGCATGACGGCACGGTGACCTGGACACCACCCGCAAACTACAAGAGTTCCTGTACCATCGATGTCACGTTTTTCCCATTTGATCTCCAAAACTGTTCCATGAAGTTTGGTTCTTGGACTTATGACGGATCACAGGTTGATATCATTTTGGAGGACCAAGACGTAGACAAGAGAGACTTCTTCGACAACGGAGAATGGGAGATTGTCAGCGCCACGGGGAGCAAAGGGAACAGGACGGACAGCTCCTGCTGGTACCCACACATCACGTACTCCTTCGTAATCAAGCGCCTGCCTCTCTTCTACACCTTGTTCCTTATCATCCCCTGTATCGGCCTCTCCTTCCTAACCGTGCTCGTCTTCTATCTCCCTTCCCACGAAGGGGAGAAGATCTGTCTCTGCACATCTGTACTGGTCTCTTTGACGGTCTTCCTGCTGGTCATCGAGGAGATCATCCCCTCGTCTTCCAAAGTGATCCCTCTGATTGGAGAGTACCTGGTGTTCACCATGATTTTTGTGACGCTGTCCATCATGGTCACCGTCTTCGCCATCAACATCCACCACCGTTCCTCCTCAACACACGACGCCATGGCGCCCTGGGTCCGCAGGGTCTTTCTGCATAAGCTTCCCAAACTGCTCTGCATGAGAAGCCATGTGGACCGGTACTTTGCTCCGAAAGAGGGGACCGAGGGCGCTGGGAGACCAGAGTCTTCTCAAAACCCACTGGAGGCCGCGCTGGATTCCATCCGCTACATCACCAGACACGTCACGAAGGAGAACGACGTCCGGGAG GTTGTTGAAGACTGGAAATTCATAGCCCAGGTGCTGGACCGGATGTTTCTGTGGACTTTTCTTCTGGTTTCAGTTGTTGGATCTCTTGGGCTTTTTGTTCCTGTTATTCACAAGTGGGCAAACATAACAGTCCCGGTTCACATCGGACAGGCAAGCAAGTGA